In Rattus norvegicus strain BN/NHsdMcwi chromosome 1, GRCr8, whole genome shotgun sequence, a genomic segment contains:
- the Zfp790 gene encoding zinc finger protein 790 — protein sequence MAHVMTFRDVAVDFSPEEWACLSLEQRSLYRDVMLENYSHLVSVGLCIYQPHVFPVLEKEQDACVDLSNETSRFLPDTDSGWQMKKVLPKNSIFGSRLSRWEVMRMERNQGLEGSSPGVDWEDKGQDQSQNENQEERLKQMTLTCDKLPLLNLLTAFNQCPRLNTAEKAKEFKSEKSFSFAPEPSQLQLIHTDAKFREDKSCGKTFPPGPKLPRYRAVPAGKKAFQCEECGKAFSFRSSLTGHKRIHTGEKPFKCKECGKAFRFHSLLSVHVRTHTGEKSYECKECGKYFNYSSDLTRHHRIHTGEKPYQCRECGKAFSCGSDLTRHQRIHTGEKPYECHECGKAFIQQSHLIKHQRIHTGEKPYVCKECGKAFTCGSQLSQHRKIHTGDKFHKCKECKNSFSFALDHTQRQLIYIGEKFFEDKENGKAFFPDAEFPQYDTAPSGKKLYECKECGKAFSLRAIVSSLKKIHNREKLFKCKDCEKAFRCPSDLSRHQKIHTGEKPYKCKECGKGFICRSDLGRHQRVHTGVKPYECKECGKAFTRGAHLTQHQKIHSKKSHDFNEGEKAFGSGSDHTPGSLIDTGEKCWEGKEYGETVLHDPERTQPQTAKTTYDCKEKGKDFSWRSRDTDLKTVHIREKRFQCKECPKAFRYSSELTRHQRLHTGEKPYKCQECWKAFASASDLARHQRIHTGERPYECNECGKAFIQQSHLIKHQRVHNVEQPKDVMSAEKSSPGSQMLLNMREFTLVNNLINLRSVGKILLMAQLSQCPKVYTDEKLS from the exons ATGGCTCAT GTAATGACGTTCAGAGATGTGGCCGTAGACTTCTCTCCCGAGGAGTGGGCGTGTCTGAGCCTGGAACAGAGGAGTCTATACAGAGACGTGATGCTGGAGAACTACAGCCACCTCGTCTCCGTGG GACTTTGCATTTATCAACCGCATGTGTTCCCTGTGTTGGAAAAAGAACAAGATGCCTGCGTGGATTTGAGCAATGAGACCAGCAGATTTCTCCCGG ATACAGATTCCGGGTGGCAGATGAAGAAAGTCCTACCAAAAAACAGCATTTTCGGAAGTCGGTTGTCGCGCTGGGAGGTAATGAGAATGGAGAGAAACCAAGGGCTCGAAGGCTCGAGTCCTGGAGTCGATTGGGAAGATAAAGGTCAGGACCAATCACAAAATGAGAATCAAGAGGAACGTCTCAAGCAAATGACACTCACCTGTGACAAATTGCCCCTTTTGAATCTGCTCACAGCTTTTAATCAGTGTCCAAGACTGAATACAGCAGAGAAAGCGAAGGAATTTAAATCTGAAAAATCCTTTAGTTTTGCACCCGAGCCCTCTCAGCTTCAGTTAATCCACACAGACGCGAAATTCCGGGAAGATAAAAGCTGCGGAAAGACCTTTCCTCCTGGCCCTAAACTTCCTCGCTACCGTGCAGTTCCCGCCGGCAAGAAGGCATTTCAGTGTGAGGAATGTGGCAAGGCGTTTAGCTTCCGCTCTAGCCTCACGGGTCACAAGAGAATTCACACCGGGGAAAAGCCTTTCAAATGTAAGGAGTGCGGGAAAGCCTTCAGATTCCATTCACTGCTCAGCGTCCACGTTCGGACTCACACGGGCGAAAAGTCATACGAATGTAAGGAATGCGGAAAGTACTTCAACTACAGCTCAGACCTGACCCGCCACCACCggattcacactggagagaagccctatcaGTGCAGGGAGTGTGGGAAGGCCTTCAGCTGCGGCTCAGACCTTACTCGCCACCAGAGGATCCACACGGGCGAGAAGCCCTACGAGTGTCACGAATGCGGAAAGGCCTTTATCCAGCAGTCGCACCTCATTAAACACCAGAGAATCCACACGGGCGAAAAACCTTACGTGTGCAAGGAGTGCGGGAAAGCCTTCACGTGCGGGTCCCAGTTAAGTCAGCATAGGAAGATTCATACTGGCGATAAGTTCCATAAATGTAAAGAATGTAAAAACTCCTTTAGTTTCGCCCTAGACCATACCCAGCGGCAGCTAATTTACATCGGGGAGAAGTTCTTTGAAGACAAGGAAAACGGGAAGGCGTTCTTTCCCGACGCCGAGTTCCCTCAGTACGACACAGCTCCCAGCGGTAAGAAACTGTACGAGTGTAAAGAATGCGGCAAGGCTTTCAGTCTGCGCGCCATCGTCAGCAGCCTCAAGAAAATTCACAACCGGGAGAAACTCTTTAAATGTAAGGACTGCGAGAAGGCCTTCCGGTGCCCCTCAGACCTCTCACGACATCAGAAGATTCACACGGGCGAAAAGCCCTACAAGTGTAAGGAATGCGGGAAGGGCTTTATTTGCAGATCCGACCTGGGCCGGCACCAGAGAGTTCACACCGGTGTGAAGCCTTACGAGTGTAAGGAGTGTGGGAAAGCTTTCACTCGCGGAGCCCACCTGACCCAACACCAGAAGATTCACAGTAAGAAGTCGCACGACTTCAATGAAGGAGAGAAGGCCTTTGGTTCTGGTTCAGACCACACTCCAGGATCCTTGATTGATACCGGCGAGAAATGCTGGGAAGGTAAGGAATACGGAGAGACCGTCCTTCATGACCCAGAGCGTACTCAACCTCAGACTGCTAAGACAACATATGACTGTAAGGAGAAGGGCAAGGACTTTAGTTGGCGTTCACGTGATACGGATCTCAAGACAGTTCATATTCGGGAGAAACGTTTTCAATGCAAGGAATGCCCGAAGGCCTTCAGGTATAGCTCGGAACTGACCCGACACCAGAGACTGCATACTGGAGAAAAGCCATATAAATGTCAGGAGTGCTGGAAGGCATTTGCTTCTGCCTCAGACCTCGCCCGGCACCAGAGGATTCACACCGGTGAGCGGCCCTACGAGTGTAATGAGTGCGGCAAAGCCTTCATTCAGCAGTCACATCTCATTAAACATCAGAGAGTTCACAATGTCGAGCAGCCCAAGGACGTGATGAGTGCGGAAAAATCATCGCCTGGCAGTCAGATGCTGTTAAACATGAGAGAGTTTACACTGGTCAACAATCTTATAAATTTACGGAGTGTTGGAAAGATTCTGCTCATGGCCCAGCTCAGTCAGTGTCCAAAGGTTTATACCGATGAGAAACTAAGTTAA